In one window of Mesoplodon densirostris isolate mMesDen1 chromosome 4, mMesDen1 primary haplotype, whole genome shotgun sequence DNA:
- the PYGO1 gene encoding pygopus homolog 1: protein MSAEQEKDPISLKRVRGGDSGLDGLGGPGVQLGSPDKKKRKTNTQGPSFPPLSEYAPPPNPNSDHLVAANPFDDNYNTISYKPLPSSNPYLGPGYPGFGGYSTFRMPPHVPPRMSSPYCGPYSLRNQPHPFPQNPLGMGFNRPHAFNFGPHDNSSFGNPSYNNALSQNVNMPNQHFRQNPAENFNQIPPQNASQISNPDLASNFVPGNNSNFSSPLESNHSFIPPPNTFGQAKAPPPKQDFSQGATKNTNQNSSAHPPHLNMDDTVNQSNIELKNVNRNNVVNQENSRSSSTEATNNSHANGTQNKPRQPRGAADTCTTEKSSKSSLHPSRHGHSSSDPVYPCGICTNEVNDDQDAILCEASCQKWFHRICTGMTETAYGLLTAEASAVWGCDTCMADKDVQLMRTRETFGPPAVGSDA, encoded by the exons ATGTCAGCAGAACAGGAGAAGGATCCCATTTCGCTGAAGAGAGTTCGAG gtggTGATAGTGGACTGGATGGGTTAGGAGGACCAGGTGTACAACTAGGAAGCCCAGATAAGAAAAAGCGCAAGACAAATACCCAG gGGCCTTCTTTTCCTCCATTGTCTGAGTATGCTCCACCACCAAATCCAAACTCTGACCATCTAGTGGCTGCTAATCCATTTGATGACAACTACAATACTATTTCCTATAAACCACTACCTTCGTCAAATCCATATCTTGGTCCTGGTTATCCTGGCTTTGGAGGCTACAGCACATTCAGAATGCCACCTCACGTTCCTCCAAGAATGTCTTCCCCATACTGTGGTCCTTACTCACTCAGGAATCAGCCACACCCATTTCCTCAGAATCCTTTGGGCATGGGTTTTAATCGACCTCATGCTTTTAATTTTGGGCCACATGATAATTCGAGTTTTGGAAACCCATCTTATAATAATGCATTAAGTCAGAATGTTAACATGCCTAATCAACATTTTAGACAAAATCCTGCTGAAAACTTCAATCAGATTCCTCCACAGAATGCTAGCCAAATATCTAACCCTGACTTGGCATCTAACTTTGTCCctggaaataattcaaattttagtTCTCCGTTAGAATCTAATCATTCTTTTATTCCTCCCCCAAACACTTTTGGTCAAGCAAAAGCACCACCCCCAAAACAAGACTTTAGTCAAGGAGCAACCAAAAACACTAATCAAAATTCCTCTGCTCATCCACCTCACTTAAATATGGATGACACAGTGAATCAGAGtaatattgaattaaaaaatgttaatcgaaacaatgttgtaaatcaagaGAATAGCCGTTCGAGTAGCACTGAAGCTACAAACAACAGCCATGCAAACGGGACACAGAATAAGCCACGACAACCTAGAGGTGCCGCAGATACATGCACCACTGAGAAAAGCAGTAAATCCTCTCTCCACCCAAGCCGTCATGGGCATTCTTCTTCTGACCCAGTGTATCCTTGTGGAATTTGTACAAATGAAGTGAATGATGATCAGGATGCCATCTTATGTGAAGCCTCTTGTCAGAAATGGTTTCATCGGATCTGCACTGGAATGACTGAAACAGCTTATGGCCTCCTAACAGCAGAAGCATCAGCAGTATGGGGCTGTGATACCTGTATGGCTGACAAAGATGTCCAGTTAATGCGCACTAGAGAAACTTTTGGTCCCCCTGCAGTAGGCAGTGATGCTTAA